A genomic region of Streptosporangium lutulentum contains the following coding sequences:
- a CDS encoding ABC transporter — MKLDRAVRVTPPVIRRRDLVTAEVTKILTHPATPFAIVVTLLLNTTLGVIHATDLVRLGVGPRPTPLSELGTLMFVPVYVFLVLPIYAAGSEYLSGQIRVTLASTPNRVTLALAKLAALLAVTVPGALLVLLPERLTITIADGTDAGGILLDLGRWVAAYTLMALVAYGLAGLLRSTIAPLTILVLVPVPVATGVFQLPEVIRLLPDQLSLSMLGTPGYAVTELPPMLAGAALTTWALLLAAANGLALVRRDS, encoded by the coding sequence GTGAAACTCGACCGGGCCGTTCGCGTCACCCCGCCCGTCATCCGGCGGCGCGACCTCGTGACTGCTGAGGTCACGAAGATCCTCACCCACCCGGCCACTCCGTTCGCGATCGTGGTCACGTTGCTGCTGAACACGACTCTGGGTGTCATCCACGCCACCGACCTGGTGCGGCTCGGCGTCGGCCCCCGCCCCACGCCGCTCTCCGAACTCGGCACCCTGATGTTCGTGCCCGTGTACGTGTTCCTCGTCCTCCCGATCTACGCGGCCGGGAGCGAGTACCTGTCAGGGCAGATCAGGGTCACCCTGGCCAGCACCCCGAACCGGGTCACCCTCGCCCTCGCCAAACTGGCGGCGCTCCTCGCCGTCACGGTTCCCGGCGCGCTCCTTGTGCTCCTCCCCGAACGCCTCACCATCACCATCGCCGACGGAACGGACGCCGGGGGCATCCTCCTCGATCTGGGCCGCTGGGTCGCCGCGTACACGCTGATGGCGCTGGTCGCGTACGGGCTCGCGGGACTTCTGCGCAGCACCATCGCACCGCTGACGATCCTGGTTCTCGTCCCGGTCCCGGTCGCGACCGGCGTGTTCCAACTGCCGGAAGTGATCCGGTTACTCCCCGACCAATTGAGTCTCAGCATGCTCGGCACCCCCGGATATGCCGTCACCGAGCTCCCTCCGATGCTCGCCGGCGCGGCTCTCACGACCTGGGCGCTGCTGCTCGCTGCCGCGAACGGGCTCGCTCTGGTCCGCCGCGACAGTTAG
- a CDS encoding ester cyclase, producing MSAPTSVEIVEEFWDAVWNAHDPDAIDRFVVDDFVLTSGGEDVVSKESFKEWVGGFLEKVVDLKLEVVESFQNEDGSRVASRWRITGKNNGVLGLEADQRWITFTGTAVWAVREDGKLLHNWVERASWELFQRLTEH from the coding sequence GTGAGCGCTCCGACATCGGTTGAGATCGTGGAAGAGTTCTGGGACGCCGTCTGGAACGCACACGATCCTGATGCGATCGACAGGTTCGTGGTCGACGACTTCGTTCTCACCAGCGGCGGTGAGGACGTCGTCTCGAAGGAGAGCTTCAAGGAGTGGGTCGGGGGCTTCCTGGAGAAGGTCGTCGACCTGAAGTTGGAGGTCGTCGAGTCGTTCCAGAACGAGGACGGAAGTCGTGTCGCGTCCCGCTGGCGCATAACCGGGAAGAACAACGGCGTGCTCGGCCTGGAGGCCGACCAGCGGTGGATAACCTTCACGGGCACCGCCGTCTGGGCGGTGCGCGAAGACGGCAAGTTGCTGCACAACTGGGTCGAGCGTGCTTCATGGGAGCTGTTCCAGCGGTTGACCGAGCACTGA
- a CDS encoding RNA polymerase sigma factor produces the protein MESFTGGGLPPDDVVVAALRAGDEAMFAALLDTWSRGMLWLARSHVSTSDSAEEVVQDTWLAVIKGIDGFEGRSSVKTWVYRILVNTARKRGVRENRTVPWSSAFEQEKPTIDRSSFQGADDPFPGHWKYFPLAWPTPEGEVLAAEVRGRIAVALADLPPRQRTVITLRDVEGCTSEEVCEILDISAANQRVLLHRARAAVREQLEDYFETARRSA, from the coding sequence GTGGAGTCGTTCACGGGCGGCGGACTGCCCCCGGACGATGTCGTCGTCGCGGCCCTGCGTGCCGGAGACGAAGCGATGTTCGCGGCACTGCTGGACACCTGGTCGCGAGGGATGTTGTGGTTGGCCCGCTCTCACGTGTCCACCAGCGACTCGGCGGAAGAGGTCGTGCAGGACACCTGGCTGGCGGTGATCAAGGGGATCGACGGCTTCGAGGGCCGCTCCTCGGTCAAGACCTGGGTCTATCGGATCCTGGTCAACACGGCCAGGAAACGGGGTGTGCGCGAGAATCGCACGGTTCCGTGGAGCAGCGCCTTCGAGCAGGAGAAACCGACCATCGACCGCTCCTCTTTCCAGGGCGCGGACGACCCCTTTCCCGGCCATTGGAAATACTTCCCCCTGGCCTGGCCGACCCCCGAGGGCGAGGTGCTCGCCGCCGAGGTGCGCGGCCGGATCGCGGTGGCCCTGGCCGATCTCCCTCCCCGGCAGCGAACCGTGATCACACTTCGCGACGTCGAGGGGTGCACTTCTGAGGAGGTCTGCGAGATCCTGGATATCTCCGCGGCCAATCAACGCGTTCTGCTGCATCGCGCCCGTGCGGCGGTGCGCGAACAATTGGAAGATTATTTCGAGACGGCGAGGCGGTCCGCGTAG
- a CDS encoding helix-turn-helix domain-containing protein produces the protein MAERVRVREIDDDEGNRLLRIVRRGTGSVVTWRRAQMMMLSAQDMNTTQIAKVAFTSEDRVRDVIHNFNADGFDSLYPKYKGGRKPTFTLPQRVEIKKIAKFKPVEHGLPFSRWSLAKLADFLVAEGVVEDISHEGLRELLRAESVSFQAIKTWKASRDPDYATKKARVEHLYAIADGEVIGDPDEPAVIFCMDEFGPLNLQPRPGRQWTGVGGKAKDPERETRPGRSRHPARHPAARPRDC, from the coding sequence GGCTGAGCGGGTTCGCGTACGCGAGATCGATGACGATGAAGGAAATCGGCTGCTGCGCATCGTACGGCGCGGCACCGGCTCGGTGGTGACCTGGCGGCGAGCGCAGATGATGATGCTGTCCGCCCAGGACATGAACACCACCCAGATCGCCAAAGTGGCCTTCACCAGCGAAGACCGGGTCCGAGATGTGATCCACAACTTCAACGCCGACGGATTCGACTCGCTCTACCCCAAGTACAAGGGCGGCCGGAAGCCGACGTTCACCCTCCCGCAGCGCGTGGAGATCAAGAAGATCGCCAAGTTCAAACCGGTCGAGCACGGGTTGCCGTTCTCTCGGTGGAGCCTTGCCAAGCTGGCCGATTTCCTGGTCGCCGAGGGGGTGGTCGAGGACATCAGCCATGAGGGCCTGCGCGAGCTTCTGCGTGCGGAAAGTGTGTCCTTTCAAGCCATAAAGACCTGGAAAGCCTCCCGGGATCCGGACTACGCGACCAAGAAGGCCCGCGTCGAGCACCTGTACGCCATCGCCGACGGCGAGGTCATCGGTGACCCCGACGAGCCGGCTGTGATCTTCTGCATGGACGAGTTCGGGCCGCTCAACCTTCAGCCCCGCCCGGGCAGGCAGTGGACCGGCGTTGGCGGCAAGGCCAAGGACCCCGAGCGTGAAACTCGACCGGGCCGTTCGCGTCACCCCGCCCGTCATCCGGCGGCGCGACCTCGTGACTGCTGA
- a CDS encoding IS5 family transposase: protein MHERLARDPDRAAGAGTHPAGPTPAAERGHSGQPECQDHRKRGPHGYDGAKKVNGRKRHLIVDTLGIVLKARVSAANVDDRIGATLLLHDIRQDFPRLRHCWADQGYRGPFLEWARQVAGITVQVVARRDGGMRHTWAPVGAPPRIVPRFAVVPRRWVVERTYAWLGRYRRLAKDYEYLPATSENTIYLAMGFTLLRRLTRAPT from the coding sequence GTGCATGAGCGGCTGGCGAGAGATCCTGACCGTGCTGCGGGAGCGGGAACGCACCCGGCAGGGCCGACTCCCGCAGCCGAGCGCGGGCATTCTGGACAGCCAGAGTGTCAAGACCACCGAAAAAGGGGGCCCCACGGCTACGACGGCGCCAAGAAGGTGAACGGCCGCAAACGGCACCTGATCGTCGACACCCTGGGCATCGTGCTCAAGGCCCGGGTGAGCGCGGCCAACGTCGACGACCGCATCGGCGCCACCCTCCTGTTGCACGACATCCGACAGGACTTCCCGCGGCTCCGCCATTGCTGGGCCGACCAGGGCTACCGTGGCCCCTTCCTGGAATGGGCCCGCCAGGTTGCCGGCATCACCGTGCAGGTGGTCGCCCGACGCGACGGCGGCATGCGGCACACCTGGGCTCCCGTTGGAGCACCGCCCCGGATCGTACCTCGGTTCGCCGTCGTCCCCCGCCGTTGGGTAGTGGAAAGAACGTACGCCTGGCTGGGCCGCTACCGCCGATTGGCCAAGGACTACGAGTACCTGCCGGCCACCTCAGAAAACACCATCTACCTGGCTATGGGCTTCACCCTGCTCCGCCGGCTCACCCGAGCACCAACCTAA
- a CDS encoding transposase, whose translation MAGPAVVGVKRTAAAWGAWIVFCDESGQNLRPPKGRTWGRRGQTPIVTVPGRGAGRVSIAGLLCVKPGERTRLIYRTITYHGRRHEPKGFGWADFAALLTDAHQQLRGPIMVIWDNLPAHVSAPMRAWITARADWLLVYRLPAYAPELNPAEGIWANLKGKIYNLAVHGVDALAVLLKSHLKRMQYQPGLLNAFIAEIGLSLEPP comes from the coding sequence GTGGCGGGGCCGGCGGTGGTCGGCGTTAAAAGAACCGCGGCGGCCTGGGGCGCCTGGATCGTCTTCTGCGACGAATCGGGCCAGAACCTCAGACCGCCCAAGGGCCGCACCTGGGGAAGGCGGGGCCAGACCCCGATCGTGACCGTGCCCGGGCGTGGAGCGGGCCGGGTCTCGATCGCCGGGCTGCTGTGCGTCAAGCCGGGCGAGCGGACCCGGCTGATCTACCGCACGATCACTTATCACGGCCGCAGACATGAGCCGAAGGGCTTCGGCTGGGCCGACTTCGCCGCTCTGCTCACCGATGCCCATCAGCAACTCCGCGGCCCGATCATGGTGATTTGGGACAACCTTCCGGCGCATGTCAGCGCCCCGATGCGGGCCTGGATCACCGCGCGTGCCGACTGGCTGCTGGTCTATCGGCTGCCGGCGTATGCCCCTGAACTCAATCCGGCCGAAGGCATCTGGGCCAACCTCAAGGGCAAGATCTACAACCTCGCCGTTCACGGCGTCGACGCACTCGCGGTGCTCCTGAAAAGCCATCTCAAGCGCATGCAGTACCAGCCTGGCCTGCTCAACGCGTTCATCGCCGAGATCGGCTTGAGTCTCGAACCGCCGTAA
- a CDS encoding anti-sigma factor family protein — MKRFSCEELVDLVTAFLENDLDESTRSRFEEHLVGCEGCERYLDQFRTTVDGLGTLRSGTLPGDEGLSPATRDRLLSAFRDRRTA; from the coding sequence GTGAAGCGGTTCAGCTGCGAGGAGTTGGTGGACCTCGTCACCGCCTTCCTGGAAAACGACCTCGATGAGTCCACCCGGTCCCGGTTCGAGGAGCATCTGGTCGGCTGCGAGGGCTGCGAGCGGTACCTCGACCAGTTCCGCACCACTGTCGACGGCCTCGGCACGCTGCGGTCCGGGACCCTGCCGGGCGACGAAGGGCTGTCACCCGCCACGCGGGACCGGCTACTGTCCGCTTTTCGCGACCGGCGGACGGCCTGA
- a CDS encoding LysR family transcriptional regulator — MGRWPYWSVDPGPPLRDIGCFALVAQRLSFSRAAAELHMSQPAMSQAIGRLERSLGVRLFERTSREVRLSPAGKALLPYADAMLEASAALVAEGARLARSARPTLRLAYPLIVGPLAARIALRLTRRKPAIDVELRASGWGAATSDLERGDISAAILSAPFPREFTTAARFHVTVGHLTVPAGDPLAAVSRIRPEQLSRQKILMPRNRTPGGMWARLAAQLRGPHQHHVVADDIDDFAAALDLVAAGVGLLPTPELLVKTIRRHDIRFVPLDAGDLRMMYGLVWSGTHASPELMTLVQTVQEALWTR; from the coding sequence GTGGGGAGATGGCCATACTGGAGTGTGGATCCCGGCCCGCCACTGCGAGACATCGGCTGCTTCGCGCTCGTCGCCCAGCGCCTCAGCTTCTCGCGCGCCGCCGCCGAGCTGCACATGTCCCAACCGGCGATGAGCCAGGCCATCGGCCGCCTGGAACGATCCCTGGGGGTCCGCCTCTTCGAGAGGACCAGCCGGGAGGTCCGGCTTTCGCCGGCGGGCAAGGCGCTCCTGCCCTACGCCGACGCGATGCTGGAGGCCTCCGCCGCGCTCGTGGCCGAGGGCGCGCGGCTGGCCAGGTCGGCGAGACCGACCCTTCGCCTGGCCTATCCACTGATCGTCGGCCCTCTCGCGGCGCGGATCGCCCTCCGGCTGACCCGGCGCAAGCCCGCGATCGACGTCGAACTCAGGGCCTCGGGGTGGGGGGCCGCCACGTCGGACCTGGAGCGGGGCGACATCTCGGCGGCCATCCTCAGCGCGCCGTTCCCCCGGGAGTTCACGACCGCCGCCCGTTTCCACGTGACGGTCGGCCATCTCACCGTACCGGCGGGCGACCCCCTCGCCGCCGTGTCACGGATCCGGCCCGAGCAGCTCTCCCGGCAGAAGATCCTCATGCCGCGCAACCGCACGCCCGGCGGCATGTGGGCGCGGCTCGCCGCCCAGTTGCGAGGCCCGCACCAGCACCACGTGGTGGCCGACGACATCGACGACTTCGCGGCCGCGCTGGACCTCGTGGCCGCCGGCGTCGGCCTGCTGCCGACGCCCGAGTTGCTCGTCAAGACGATCCGCCGCCATGACATCCGCTTCGTCCCGCTCGACGCCGGGGATCTTCGCATGATGTACGGACTCGTCTGGTCCGGCACGCACGCCTCGCCCGAGCTGATGACCCTGGTCCAGACCGTCCAGGAGGCGCTGTGGACCAGGTAG
- a CDS encoding pentapeptide repeat-containing protein, whose translation MSEKHEHPGQTSEEGRLGLRADCENCFALCCVAPAFSASTDFAIDKPAKQACPNLKTDFRCGIHSRLRQQGFRGCTVYDCFGAGQKVSQITFGGEDWRRAPHTARRMFEVFPVMRDLHELLWYLTEALTLQPARSLHGELGLALEEIERLTRNGPEALVELDVAARRRDVNALLLRASELVRAEVRHKKKDRRGADLIGAKLKGADLRGANLRGAYLIGADLRGADLRTADLIGADLRDADLRGADLTGSIFLIQSQLDAAKGDAGTKVPPSLTHPAHW comes from the coding sequence TTGTCCGAGAAACACGAACACCCAGGGCAGACCTCGGAAGAAGGACGCCTCGGCCTGCGAGCCGACTGCGAGAACTGCTTCGCGCTGTGCTGCGTCGCACCGGCCTTCTCCGCCTCGACGGACTTCGCGATCGACAAGCCCGCCAAGCAGGCCTGCCCCAACCTGAAAACGGACTTCCGCTGCGGCATCCACTCACGCCTCAGGCAGCAGGGCTTTCGAGGGTGCACCGTCTACGACTGCTTCGGCGCGGGGCAGAAGGTCTCTCAGATCACCTTCGGCGGAGAGGACTGGCGGCGGGCCCCGCACACCGCGCGGCGGATGTTCGAGGTGTTCCCGGTCATGCGGGACCTCCACGAGCTGCTCTGGTACCTGACCGAGGCGCTGACGCTGCAGCCCGCCCGATCCCTCCACGGTGAGCTCGGCCTCGCGCTGGAGGAGATCGAACGCCTCACCCGCAACGGCCCCGAAGCTCTCGTCGAGCTGGACGTGGCGGCACGCCGGCGAGACGTCAACGCCCTGCTGCTGCGCGCGAGCGAACTCGTGCGCGCCGAGGTCCGGCACAAGAAGAAGGACCGCAGGGGAGCCGACCTCATCGGGGCCAAACTCAAGGGCGCGGACCTGAGAGGCGCCAACCTGAGGGGGGCCTACCTCATCGGGGCCGATCTCAGAGGCGCCGACCTGAGAACGGCCGATCTCATCGGGGCCGACCTCAGGGACGCCGATCTCAGAGGGGCCGACCTCACCGGGAGCATCTTCCTCATCCAGTCCCAGCTGGACGCGGCGAAGGGCGATGCCGGGACCAAGGTGCCGCCGTCGCTCACCCACCCGGCGCACTGGTAG
- a CDS encoding LysE family translocator, with protein MLVSLIPGANQLLGLSNAVRHGSAHALAGLGGRLAAFVILVGLVVAGLGAALAASATALTVIKWVGVAYLAWIGFVSLRRAWRASADPDLAAPTSTGRKGVRPLIVNEFVVAMSNPKLVLFTAALLPQFTGGPKDGAGAQLALLGGAYLGIEIVVGLGYIGLGGRLGATGIPARTRRRVDLGSGVCFVGLAGLLAADDLV; from the coding sequence GTGCTTGTGTCGCTCATTCCCGGAGCGAACCAGCTCCTCGGCCTGAGCAACGCCGTACGTCACGGCTCCGCGCACGCCCTCGCCGGGCTCGGCGGGCGACTGGCCGCCTTTGTCATCCTCGTCGGGCTGGTCGTGGCCGGGCTCGGCGCGGCACTGGCGGCCTCGGCCACCGCGCTCACGGTGATCAAGTGGGTCGGTGTCGCCTACCTCGCGTGGATCGGGTTCGTGAGCCTGCGGCGCGCCTGGCGGGCATCGGCCGACCCGGACTTGGCCGCCCCGACTTCCACGGGGAGAAAGGGCGTGCGGCCGCTCATCGTCAACGAGTTCGTCGTCGCGATGAGCAACCCGAAGCTGGTGCTCTTCACCGCCGCCCTGCTGCCCCAGTTCACCGGTGGGCCGAAAGACGGCGCCGGTGCGCAACTCGCCCTGCTCGGAGGGGCCTACCTCGGCATCGAGATCGTGGTCGGCCTCGGCTACATCGGCCTCGGCGGTCGCCTCGGAGCGACCGGCATCCCGGCTCGGACCCGGCGCCGAGTCGATCTCGGCAGCGGCGTGTGCTTCGTCGGCCTCGCCGGACTTCTCGCGGCGGACGACCTCGTCTGA